In Gimesia benthica, a single window of DNA contains:
- a CDS encoding Na/Pi cotransporter family protein, which translates to MFEMTTTLIGGLGIFLLGMKYMSQGLQSIAGASLKRLIGAVTNNRLLATVVGFLVTVLVQSSSVTTVMTVGFVNGGLMSLTQAIGVIMGANVGTTVTGWILVLKIGKYGLPMLGIAAFVYLFSKNERLRYVALAIMGVGMVFFGLQLMKESCKFIHEMPEFRQWFLHFQADTFLGVFQCMLVGCILTVLVQSSSATLGITISLASSGLIPFETAAALVLGENIGTTVTALLASIGTTTNARRAAYFHFLFNIGGVLWISTIFFWYVKFIPWLIDVDVTKEVVVNGEVTFPETVKAIAATHSVFNILNTLVFLPFAGNIATLLTKVVRDKPQEISHLTSLDIRILETPVLAIEQSRGEVLKMGRLCDEMVQMLKRILSQDTPDPLEVEVLFQHEEELDRMQDEITSYITHLLAMDLSQEVIAQGRCQLRMADEYESISDYLQRIAKFRLKLKKQGRSFDESHNDSLLEVLTMVEHQLHQVTEAYQHENRDIVDSTVHSGNEIKNKVKSLSKEHLDYLSEEKVDPYINVSYTSTLNAMRRVRDHIINLAEAMAGEK; encoded by the coding sequence ATGTTTGAAATGACGACCACCCTCATTGGCGGTCTGGGAATTTTCCTCCTGGGAATGAAGTACATGTCCCAGGGTCTTCAATCTATTGCAGGAGCCAGTTTGAAACGGCTGATTGGTGCCGTCACTAACAACCGGCTGCTGGCAACAGTTGTGGGCTTCTTGGTCACGGTTCTCGTTCAGTCCAGTTCTGTGACAACCGTGATGACAGTCGGGTTCGTCAATGGCGGCCTGATGTCACTGACACAGGCGATTGGTGTAATCATGGGCGCCAACGTCGGTACGACCGTTACCGGCTGGATTCTGGTGCTGAAGATCGGTAAGTACGGTCTCCCCATGCTGGGAATCGCAGCGTTCGTCTATCTGTTTTCCAAGAATGAACGACTGCGATACGTGGCCCTGGCGATCATGGGGGTCGGTATGGTCTTCTTCGGCTTACAGCTCATGAAAGAGTCTTGTAAGTTCATTCATGAGATGCCCGAGTTCCGCCAGTGGTTTCTGCACTTCCAGGCAGATACGTTCCTGGGCGTCTTCCAGTGTATGCTGGTTGGCTGCATTCTGACTGTGCTTGTGCAGTCCTCTTCTGCAACCCTGGGAATTACGATCTCCCTGGCATCCAGTGGTCTGATTCCCTTCGAAACGGCAGCAGCCCTCGTCCTGGGAGAAAACATTGGGACTACGGTTACCGCTCTGCTGGCTTCAATCGGTACCACAACGAATGCCCGTCGTGCCGCTTACTTCCATTTCCTGTTCAATATCGGCGGCGTACTCTGGATTTCCACAATCTTCTTCTGGTATGTCAAATTCATTCCCTGGTTGATTGACGTCGATGTGACTAAAGAGGTCGTGGTTAACGGCGAAGTGACCTTTCCGGAAACCGTCAAAGCCATCGCGGCCACCCATTCGGTGTTCAACATTCTGAATACGCTGGTTTTCCTCCCCTTCGCGGGCAATATCGCCACGCTGCTCACCAAGGTCGTCAGGGACAAACCGCAGGAAATTTCCCACCTGACCAGCCTGGACATCCGCATTCTGGAAACTCCGGTGCTGGCAATCGAACAGTCACGGGGCGAAGTGCTCAAAATGGGCCGGCTCTGTGATGAAATGGTACAGATGCTGAAACGGATCCTTTCCCAGGACACGCCTGACCCACTGGAAGTAGAAGTCCTCTTTCAGCACGAGGAAGAGTTGGACCGGATGCAGGATGAAATCACCAGTTACATCACGCATCTGCTGGCGATGGATCTCTCCCAGGAAGTCATTGCCCAGGGCCGTTGCCAGTTGAGAATGGCGGATGAATACGAATCGATCAGCGACTATCTGCAGCGGATTGCCAAATTCCGGCTTAAACTGAAAAAGCAGGGCCGAAGTTTCGACGAATCGCATAACGATTCCCTGCTTGAAGTGCTGACGATGGTCGAACACCAGTTGCATCAGGTGACTGAGGCTTATCAACACGAAAACCGGGACATTGTGGATTCGACCGTGCACTCCGGCAATGAGATCAAAAACAAAGTCAAGTCGCTCTCCAAGGAGCACCTGGACTACCTTTCCGAGGAGAAGGTCGATCCCTATATCAACGTCTCTTACACTTCCACACTGAATGCGATGCGGCGTGTCCGGGATCACATCATCAACCTGGCCGAAGCCATGGCTGGCGAAAAGTAA
- a CDS encoding acyl-CoA dehydrogenase family protein yields the protein MSADLANGNPPSRFTEEFEQLTATLAQLATGAEAELNWPAEAWNALKEAGVLGWNVPVEFGGADFDSLEMTYGYIRLAEACLTTTFVLTQFNAACQRINWSSDTDFKTTVFQELVNGTKFATVGISHLTTSRQHLKKPTVSAHSYDNGWILDGFVPWVTGAVHADYIVTGGVCEDGTQILALVDTKANGVDPQSPIEMLSMTGSHTGAVKLNQVQIPSEHLIAGPVEQVMKRPDGQGGAGSLTTSALALGVARRAIAHLQEETEKRTDLLEIYEPLHAECAGIYREMFETLEAGTLNGTFSEKIRERSNSLVLRSSQALLAAVKGAGFVKGHPAERAIREAMFFLVWSCPQPVVHANMREFACVLD from the coding sequence ATGTCTGCTGATTTAGCGAACGGGAACCCTCCCTCACGGTTTACCGAGGAATTTGAACAACTGACCGCCACCCTGGCCCAACTGGCCACTGGTGCGGAGGCCGAGTTGAACTGGCCTGCAGAAGCCTGGAACGCTCTGAAAGAGGCTGGTGTCCTGGGCTGGAATGTACCTGTTGAGTTTGGGGGAGCAGATTTTGACTCACTTGAAATGACCTATGGTTATATTCGCCTGGCAGAAGCCTGCCTCACGACGACATTCGTGCTGACCCAGTTCAATGCAGCCTGCCAGCGGATCAACTGGTCCTCGGATACTGATTTCAAAACCACCGTATTTCAGGAACTGGTCAACGGAACGAAGTTCGCCACCGTCGGAATTTCACATTTGACGACTTCTCGCCAGCATTTAAAGAAGCCAACCGTGAGTGCGCATTCGTACGATAACGGCTGGATTCTCGATGGTTTCGTTCCCTGGGTCACCGGGGCCGTCCACGCCGACTACATTGTGACCGGTGGCGTCTGCGAAGACGGAACCCAGATTCTGGCACTCGTCGATACGAAGGCGAACGGCGTAGACCCGCAGTCTCCGATCGAGATGCTCTCGATGACCGGATCCCATACAGGGGCGGTCAAACTGAACCAGGTACAGATTCCCTCAGAACACCTGATTGCAGGTCCTGTAGAACAGGTGATGAAACGCCCCGATGGCCAGGGAGGCGCCGGCTCGCTGACGACCTCTGCCCTCGCACTGGGAGTGGCACGACGGGCGATCGCCCATTTGCAGGAAGAAACAGAAAAACGTACAGATCTGCTCGAGATCTATGAACCCCTGCACGCAGAATGCGCGGGAATTTATCGCGAGATGTTCGAGACCCTGGAAGCAGGAACCTTGAACGGTACGTTCTCTGAGAAAATCCGCGAGCGATCGAATTCGCTGGTGCTGCGGTCTTCACAGGCGCTGCTGGCCGCTGTGAAAGGAGCGGGTTTTGTCAAAGGGCATCCCGCAGAACGGGCGATTCGTGAGGCGATGTTCTTCCTGGTCTGGTCCTGCCCGCAACCGGTCGTGCATGCCAATATGCGGGAGTTTGCCTGCGTGCTCGACTGA
- a CDS encoding tetratricopeptide repeat protein, with amino-acid sequence MSTSLKLKPQPGLLLGYLFLCCLPAASAENQKLAPHTRIVTSREADLKTAEGIKQKLNPGEVVLITEKNQEWLWVPLLGGWVRETDVRIPGDLISYLDKAIQEKPIVERYQLRAIARQELKQYEAAIADIDAAIKLKPDNAHLYINRAGIRRLQQQNRAALDDLNHAIKLAPHSAHAYQLRGMLYLEDHQPKFAIDDFNRALKRNPKAVDSLNARGIAYLEQGKPDLALQDFDEAIKLNNFVSQVFGNRAGVWEEKQQYAAAIKDYQRAIELNPLSPIVHNDLAWLYATCQAPEFRNPKAAVLHAKQACELTQSQDANLLDTLATAYQANDQLELAIKTLDSAIQKAAPEGKSEMQEKLSKYRKMQDLAQDQQD; translated from the coding sequence ATGTCCACCTCATTAAAGCTTAAACCCCAACCAGGCCTCCTGCTGGGATACCTGTTTTTATGCTGCCTGCCTGCTGCCAGTGCGGAAAATCAGAAACTCGCTCCGCACACTCGGATTGTGACATCCAGGGAAGCCGATCTGAAAACCGCGGAAGGCATCAAACAAAAACTCAACCCCGGAGAAGTGGTTCTCATCACGGAAAAGAATCAGGAGTGGCTCTGGGTGCCTCTGCTGGGAGGCTGGGTGCGGGAGACTGATGTCAGAATCCCGGGCGATCTTATTTCATATCTGGACAAGGCAATTCAAGAGAAGCCAATCGTGGAGCGGTACCAGCTTCGAGCCATTGCCCGCCAGGAGCTGAAACAATACGAGGCGGCGATAGCTGACATTGATGCAGCAATCAAACTGAAACCAGACAACGCCCATCTGTATATTAACCGGGCCGGGATTCGACGTTTACAACAGCAGAATCGGGCGGCACTGGATGATCTGAATCACGCGATCAAACTGGCCCCGCACAGCGCACACGCCTATCAGCTGCGTGGCATGCTTTATCTGGAAGACCATCAGCCAAAATTCGCGATCGATGATTTCAATCGGGCTCTGAAACGGAATCCCAAAGCAGTGGACTCACTCAATGCCCGCGGCATCGCGTATCTGGAGCAGGGGAAACCCGATCTGGCGCTGCAAGACTTCGATGAAGCAATCAAGCTCAACAACTTCGTATCGCAAGTATTCGGAAATCGAGCCGGCGTCTGGGAAGAGAAACAGCAATATGCAGCCGCGATAAAAGATTATCAGCGGGCGATTGAACTCAATCCACTCTCACCGATCGTACACAATGATCTGGCCTGGCTTTACGCAACCTGCCAGGCCCCGGAATTCCGAAACCCCAAAGCAGCGGTGCTGCATGCGAAACAGGCCTGTGAACTGACCCAGTCACAGGATGCCAATCTGCTCGACACATTAGCGACTGCTTATCAGGCGAATGACCAGCTCGAACTGGCCATAAAAACACTGGATTCCGCCATCCAGAAAGCTGCTCCCGAAGGTAAGTCTGAAATGCAGGAGAAGCTGTCAAAATACAGAAAAATGCAGGATCTCGCTCAAGATCAACAGGATTAA
- a CDS encoding trypsin-like peptidase domain-containing protein: protein MVNIHSEKTARTDDSLFGSGKSRKVNGMGTGIVVDPRGYIVTNHHVIDGVDALRVTMIDGSTYNARIVSSNQSEDLAIIKINPNKKLTVMPPGTSSDLMLGETVIAVGNAFGYEHTVTSGIISSLSRDVEVNEKQSYKNLIQTDASINPGNSGGPLLNLDGEVVGINVAIRAGAQRIGFAIPIDDARQIIADLISSELIDHTYHGIHAKDIKQGDKQMLVLKVPAKDSPAEKSGLLKDDIIMKAGSVNIVDRADLERAFMGHKPGDTIDLLIRRQDKTQTVQITLADAGTVARTTPVSAPVVRAQNNEIAMDPTAEKTWEILGIKLAKVPDTQKHLLSPRYEGGMLIEDVRPHSPAAMNGMRRGDILVGLHIWETVNLSNVSYVLSNSKLSSFNPLKFYILRQNETLYGHLPLNLAGNP, encoded by the coding sequence GTGGTCAACATCCACAGCGAAAAGACTGCACGTACCGACGACTCACTGTTTGGTTCCGGCAAGAGCCGCAAAGTAAACGGCATGGGTACCGGCATTGTTGTCGATCCCCGTGGATACATTGTCACCAATCATCATGTCATCGACGGCGTCGACGCGCTGCGTGTGACCATGATTGACGGCAGCACCTACAACGCCCGGATCGTCTCTTCCAACCAGAGCGAAGACCTGGCTATTATCAAAATCAACCCGAACAAAAAACTGACCGTCATGCCTCCTGGTACGTCCTCGGACCTGATGCTGGGTGAAACCGTGATTGCTGTCGGTAATGCCTTCGGTTATGAACATACAGTGACTTCCGGTATTATCAGCTCCCTCTCACGGGACGTGGAAGTCAACGAAAAACAGTCTTACAAGAACCTGATCCAGACCGATGCCAGCATCAATCCGGGAAACAGCGGCGGGCCACTGCTCAACCTGGACGGAGAAGTCGTCGGCATTAACGTCGCCATTCGTGCTGGTGCTCAGCGTATCGGTTTTGCGATTCCCATCGACGATGCCCGTCAGATCATCGCTGACCTGATCAGCAGCGAACTGATCGATCACACCTACCACGGAATCCATGCGAAAGACATCAAGCAGGGTGACAAACAGATGCTGGTTTTGAAAGTACCGGCAAAAGACAGTCCAGCTGAAAAATCAGGACTTCTGAAAGACGACATCATCATGAAAGCCGGTTCGGTCAACATCGTCGACCGGGCTGACCTTGAGCGTGCTTTCATGGGACATAAACCGGGAGATACAATTGACCTGCTGATTCGCCGTCAGGATAAAACCCAGACGGTGCAGATCACACTGGCTGATGCCGGTACGGTTGCCCGGACGACTCCCGTCAGTGCTCCAGTAGTACGTGCTCAAAACAACGAAATCGCTATGGACCCGACTGCCGAGAAGACCTGGGAAATCCTGGGTATCAAACTGGCTAAGGTTCCTGATACTCAGAAGCACCTGCTGAGTCCTCGCTATGAGGGAGGCATGCTGATCGAAGACGTGCGTCCTCACAGCCCTGCCGCCATGAACGGCATGCGTCGGGGTGACATCCTCGTCGGACTGCACATCTGGGAAACTGTGAACCTCAGCAACGTG